The following are encoded together in the Lactuca sativa cultivar Salinas chromosome 1, Lsat_Salinas_v11, whole genome shotgun sequence genome:
- the LOC111886056 gene encoding xyloglucan endotransglucosylase/hydrolase protein 31, whose protein sequence is MHFLLPLLFIFIASSSSNAQPSPGFYPSSKITTVPFNQAYRNLWGPQHQRFDQNSLVLWLDRSTGSGFRSLRQYKSGYFGTAMKLHPGYTAGVITSFYLSNGEVHPGDHDEVDIEFLGTTPGKPYTLQTNVYIRGSGDGNIIGREEKIHLWFDPTTAFHNYAILWSPIEIIFFVDDVPIRRYPRKSDATFPLRPMYVYGSIWDASSWATENGRYKADYRYQPFYGRYNNFKVGGCADNSPASCRPPSGSPARTGGLSRQQVVAMLWVQRNYKVYDYCRDPKRDHTQTPEC, encoded by the exons ATGCATTTCCTCCTCCCTCTTCTTTTCATCTTTATTGCTTCTTCCTCAAGCAACGCTCAGCCTTCACCTGGTTTTTACCCAAGCTCCAAAATTACAACAGTACCCTTCAACCAAGCCTACAGAAACTTATGGGGCCCTCAACACCAACGCTTCGACCAAAACTCCCTCGTCCTTTGGCTTGATAGGTCTACAGGAAGTGGCTTCAGGTCGCTCAGACAATACAAATCAGGCTACTTCGGGACAGCAATGAAGCTCCATCCTGGCTACACCGCAGGGGTCATTACTTCATTTTAC CTTTCAAATGGCGAGGTTCATCCAGGGGATCACGATGAAGTTGACATCGAGTTTCTTGGTACAACACCCGGAAAACCATATACGCTGCAGACAAACGTCTACATTAGAGGGAGTGGCGACGGAAACATCATCGGAAGGGAAGAAAAGATTCACCTCTGGTTTGATCCGACCACCGCTTTCCATAACTACGCTATCTTATGGAGCCCCATTGAGATCAT ATTTTTTGTGGATGATGTGCCGATTAGAAGATACCCGAGGAAAAGCGATGCTACATTTCCTTTAAGGCCAATGTATGTATACGGGTCTATATGGGATGCATCTTCATGGGCGACTGAAAATGGTAGATATAAAGCTGATTATAGGTACCAGCCTTTTTATGGTCGATACAACAATTTCAAGGTAGGAGGTTGTGCTGATAACTCACCGGCATCGTGTCGGCCACCGTCTGGTTCTCCGGCGAGGACGGGTGGGCTGAGCCGCCAGCAAGTGGTGGCGATGCTTTGGGTTCAAAGGAActataaggtgtatgattattgTAGGGATCCCAAAAGAGACCACACGCAAACACCAGAGTGCTAA